In Paenibacillus sp. 1781tsa1, one DNA window encodes the following:
- a CDS encoding cation diffusion facilitator family transporter, with amino-acid sequence MTREHIPSAQAATWSGIAGNMGLAVIKAGVGYMANSKSLLADGLYSASEAGSALAGLFPSKSVRDKSKARRERFKEHSRVARPGISVLLSVLILMGGLQLAISALGSLSGSEPEAPGKSVLLVAVAALAVKEAIFQFQYRYFRKRNQSQALAYAQQHRRALYCSLAVLIGIIGSMAGEETGLSMLLYLDPTAALIASCFVLHKGYRMIVDTVYGSLVQELEQEDASDFKETVQRVYGIITIEHLVAREQEHDVTIELVISVNPRISILEAQEIANRAKTLLLTRFSHVKEVQIQAVPYDPGYPYKSNHELPDHEATLIQ; translated from the coding sequence ATGACCAGAGAACATATCCCATCTGCTCAGGCTGCCACATGGAGTGGTATTGCTGGTAATATGGGACTTGCGGTAATCAAAGCGGGAGTCGGTTATATGGCAAATAGCAAATCATTGCTCGCTGACGGCTTGTATTCTGCTTCTGAAGCTGGTTCTGCCCTGGCAGGTCTCTTTCCCTCCAAGTCTGTACGTGATAAGAGCAAGGCTCGTAGGGAACGGTTTAAAGAACATTCACGTGTCGCTAGACCCGGAATCTCAGTGTTGTTATCTGTGCTGATCCTCATGGGTGGATTACAGCTTGCCATCTCCGCATTGGGTAGTCTCTCCGGAAGTGAACCGGAAGCACCAGGCAAGTCGGTACTTTTGGTGGCTGTTGCAGCTCTGGCTGTGAAAGAAGCGATTTTTCAATTTCAGTACAGATATTTTCGTAAACGAAACCAGTCTCAGGCGCTAGCCTATGCACAGCAACATCGTCGTGCGCTCTATTGCTCTCTCGCCGTGTTAATTGGCATTATAGGATCGATGGCTGGTGAGGAGACGGGTCTGAGCATGCTGCTCTACCTGGACCCTACTGCTGCGTTGATTGCTTCCTGTTTTGTGCTTCACAAGGGTTACCGAATGATTGTGGACACAGTATATGGTTCACTTGTTCAGGAACTGGAGCAGGAGGACGCGTCAGATTTCAAAGAGACTGTACAGCGAGTATACGGTATCATTACCATTGAGCATTTGGTTGCTCGTGAACAGGAGCATGACGTTACGATTGAGTTGGTCATAAGCGTGAATCCAAGAATCTCCATACTAGAAGCACAGGAAATTGCAAATCGGGCCAAGACACTACTACTAACCCGTTTCAGTCATGTGAAAGAGGTACAGATTCAAGCGGTACCTTATGATCCAGGCTATCCCTATAAATCCAATCATGAACTGCCCGATCACGAAGCGACATTAATTCAGTAG